The genomic interval GCACGGTTGCCATATCCTCGGGCCTCAGATGAAGATGGCTCGGCAGAAGCGCCAGCACGGGATGCTTGATCTCTTCATCAAAATGTAGAAAACCGCAGAGCAAGGCGGCTTTCTCGCGCTCTTTCCCGACCCTCAGCACTCCGTCCCGCAAGGCCCCGCTGCCAATCAATCCGCCCAAATCCGCCGGTGCGAGATCCGGGGCCGCCTTGATGCTCTGGGTTGCTCCATGAGGCACCAGCAGAATGTCTCCCTTTTCAAGCGGCACCGGCTCTTCTCCCTCCAGACAGAGCCAACAGGAGCCATTGAGCACGATATGAAATCGGATATGGCGCTGGGATGGGGGAATGGAAACCGCGAAGGGGCCGGATAGCTGGGCGCGAAAATAGAGCTCCCCGGCGATGCGCAGGGTGGCAAAAATATCTGAAATCAGATCTGTCTTATGCATGCGTATCACTTTCTGGACGATCTGCTAAGAATGAGGGCGTTTCAATCATTAACAAGCGCCAGCCATTACGGCAAGCATTGGGCGGAGGCGGATAGGCCGCTGACCGACCCGTTGCCCTCTCGACCCAATGCCTGATTGACCCAATGATTGTGGAGCGAAGATTCAAATGCCTTTGGAAATGATACTTGCCCTCATCGGATTTGCCTTTGTCATGTCCATCTCGCCCGGCCCTGCCAACTTCCTGTTGCTGGCCTCTGGCGCCAATTTCGGTGTGTTGCGGTCCCTGCCGCTGATATTTGGCGTGTCGCTTGGCTTTTTGTCGATGGTGTTTGCCGTCGGGCTCGGATTGGGGCAATTGCTCAAGGAAGCGCCGATGGTTGAAACCGGCCTCAGAATTGCCTGTGGGGCCTATATTCTCTGGCTGGCCTACAAGATTGCTGGCGCCAGATCCATGGGGGCCGATGCTGACAATGAGGGCGAAAAAATGGCCAAGCCGGTCTCCTTCATTCAGGCGGCTCTATTACAGTTGCTCAACCCCAAGGCATGGACCGTCGCCCTGCTGGTAACCGTGACCTACATGACCGAACAGGAGTATCTCACCAACCTTATCGTGCTGGTGGCGGTGTTTGCGGTGGTCAATATCCCCTCTATCAGCGTTTGGGCCATATCCGGGGCAGCCTTGCGCAAGCGGCTGTCTCAAGGCTCCCGGCTAATATGGTTCAACCGGATTATGGCCTTGCTCCTGGTTGCCAGCATGGCGCCCATGCTGATCCATTTGTAAGACAAAGAAAAAGCCTGATCCGGCCAGAAACAAGCCGCCAGATCAGGCTTTCAGACTGTGCAATAGTAGGCTGAAGCCTAGTGCTTCTGTGGGCGTAGATAGATGAACCAGTAAATGAGGCCCACCAGAACGCCGCCGCCGATGATGTTGCCGATGGTGACCGGGATCAGGTTGTTGATCACGAAGTGGCCCCATGTCAGATCGGCGAAGTCCGCCGCCGTGGTGCCGGTTGCGGCCCAGAATTCGGGACCGGCAAAGGTCTTGGTCATGATGGCCATCGGGATCTGGAACATGTTGGCGACACAGTGCTCAAAGCCGGAAGCCACGAACATGGCGACAGGCAGGGTCACGGCCAACAGCTTGTCGGTGACAGAACGGCCCGCATAGGACATCCAGACGCCAAGGCAAACCATGACGTTACACATGGCGCCGAGCGCTACGGCCTGAAAGAAACCATGATGCAGCTTATGCTGGGCGATATGCATATAGTTCAGACCAAGAGAGCCGTTGCCCTGCTCGTAATGCTGTGCAATCTGCATGATGATGACCAGACCGATGGCACCGACAAAGTTGCCCGCATAGACGATAACCCAGTTTTTGCCGAGCTGCCCCCAGGTGATTTTCTTGCTGGCCTTGGCCACAACGGTGAGCACCGTGCTGGTGAACAGATCGCCGCCATTGACGACAACCAGCATCAGGCCGAGACTGAAGGCCAGACCACCGATGAACTTATTGGCTCCCCAGCCGATATCGCCATTTCCGTTGGTTACCACCGTGTAGAAAATGAAGGCGATGCCGATGAAGGCACCCGCAGTGATCGCCAGAACGAATGTGGTCAGCGGCTGTTTGGTTGCTTTATAGACACCAACATCCTCGGCTTTCTTGGCCATTTCGGCGGGCATCAGGGCGTCAAATTGGAATTGAGGCGTTTCGGACATGGAGTAGACTTTTCTGCTCTTTGGATACACGATAGGGCGACAGGCACCAGATATAACATTTGTTGGCTCTTTATCATACGATGGTCGCATATCGTTGATATTGGTCATCCCGAGCCATGCTAATTTTGCATAGCAGAACTTTTGGCTCCGCGAAATATCCCAGTAACGGCAAGATTTTGACAAGACTCGGCATTAGCTTGTGAAAGGATAGAGAATTCTGCCTTTTATCCCTGCCCCTGTTCCATGGCAGGGCTTGAAAGGTGGCGCAAGCTGCGTCATATGTATTTGACGCTATTGTTGCAATAAACAGGAGATTACGACCATTCGCCGCCCAAATAGAGCGCAAGCGCCCCGCGAGACGGGACCGCGCATCAATAACCAAATCCGTATTGACGAAGTGCAGCTCATCGATGATGAGGGACATAACCATGGATCCACTCCGACCAGACAAGCGCTAGACATGGCTGCTGAAGCCGGTTTGGATCTGGTTGAGATCTCGCCGAACGCAAAGCCGCCGGTCTGCAAGATCATGGATTATGGCCGGTACAAATATCAGGCTCAGAAAAAAGCCGCCGAAGCGCGCAAGAAGCAGAAAGTTGTCGATGTGAAAGAGGTCAAGATGCGGCCAAACATCGACACCCACGATTATGAAGTGAAAATGCGCAATGCCAATCGCTTTATCGAAGACGGTGACAAGGTCAAATTCACCTTGCGCTTCCGTGGTCGTGAAATGGCGCACCAAAGCCTCGGCATGGAATTGCTCCAGAAGGTCAAAGCCGAGATGATCGATCGCACCAAGGTAGAGCTGGAACCCAGACTCGAAGGGCGTCAGATGATCATGATTCTCGCTCCGAAATAAGTATTCTCTGGGCACAATACTATTTCGTCAAAAAAACCCGGATCATTGGATCCGGGTTTTTTATTGGCCCGTACAAATGGCGCCATGTGATTTGTGCCCTGTTTCAGGGAACAAAAACAGGCGCTGATCCCTTTATTGTGAGGGGCCGTGAAACAAGTGAAAAACGGGCAGGATAGGAACATGAAATCCTCAAGCTGGCTAACCTATGGACTTTTTCTCCTGATTTCTGTTGGGGGAGGGCTGTTGATCGGCGCCAATAACATTCCGGGGCCATGGTATCAGGGGCTGGTCAAACCACCCTTTACGCCGCCCAACTGGTTGTTCGCTCCGGCCTGGACACTCCTCTATATTCTCATCGGCATCGTCGGCGCGCGGATCTATCAATCGGCATTTTCAAAAGATCTGCTCCCCATGTGGCTGGTTCAGATGGGGCTCAACTTCGCCTGGAGCCCGGTCTTCTTCACGCTGAAGAACTTGCCCGGATCTGTTGCCATTATCACGCTTCTGCTTGTTATCATCATCAGCTTCATTGTGAGGACCAGAAAGCGCGATCCGCTGTCCGCTCTTCTCTTCGTGCCCTATCTGCTCTGGGTCGGCTATGCGAGCTATCTGAACCTGTCTATCTGGCTGCTGAATTGATTCCGCAGCCAACCGATGGCCTTAGCGATGGCTTTTACCGGATAACGGGCAGATTCTTTGATCTTGCCTCTTGATTCCCTTCCCGCGCATCGCTATAACCCGCCAATCTGTAGGCAACCGGCATGTCTCTTTAAGGGTGGATGTTGGTCTGACTGCAAGGTAAGTGACTCGCCCGGCTGATTTTAGGGCTGCCGTGGGGAGTTTGAAATGCTCAATCCGGGATGGTTGGATCCAGTGCCTTCATGGTCAGGAACACCCTCTTAGAGCTTTGTCAAAACAACAATCCGCCAAGGATTTCAGGAGAGCAAAATGCCCAAGCTGAAAACAAAATCCGGAGCCAAGAAGCGCTTCAAGGTTACCGGTACTGGCAAGATCGTATCCGCACAGGCTGGCAAACAGCATGGTATGATCAAACGCACCACCAAATTCATCCGCAAAGCACGTGGCACCACCACTCTGGCTGAGCAGGATGCGAAAATCATCAAGCAGTTTCTGCCTTACAAGTAAGCGCCAAGCAGCTTGAATACAGCATTCTGGTTTAGGAGATAGAATAATGGCACGTGTAAAACGCGGTGTAACGGCTCATTCCCGTCACAAAAAGACCCTCAAGGCAGCCAAAGGTTATTATGGCGCCCGTCGTTCAACCATTCGCATTGCAAAACAGGCAGTTGAAAAAGCTGGTCAGTACGCTTATCGCGACCGTAAGACCAAAAAACGCAACTTCCGCGCTCTGTGGATCCAGCGTATCAACGCTGCTGTTCGCGAACAGGGTCTGACCTATGGACGATTTATCGACGGCCTCAACAAGGCTGGCATCGAAATCGACCGTAAGGTCCTCTCGGATATGGCAATTCATCAGCCAGAGGCTTTCGCAAGCCTGGTTGAAAAAGCCAAATCTGCTGCTGCCGCCTAAGGCGCATTCCGGTTGAAAAGCATCGCTTTTTGAAGGAATTCGTGTTGAGGCCGAAATTCAGGCAATCCTGACAAGGGTTTGCAATGATTTCGTATCGGCGCACGAACTAGTTTTACGGTTTAAAAACCCGCGTCGAGTGATCGAGGCGGGTTTTTATTTGTCTTCAAGGAGATTGACGGGATTAAGTGAGGAAAAGACCCTTTATTGTCCATGCCAATCTGTTAAAACGCATACAGCAAA from uncultured Cohaesibacter sp. carries:
- a CDS encoding LysE family translocator; the protein is MPLEMILALIGFAFVMSISPGPANFLLLASGANFGVLRSLPLIFGVSLGFLSMVFAVGLGLGQLLKEAPMVETGLRIACGAYILWLAYKIAGARSMGADADNEGEKMAKPVSFIQAALLQLLNPKAWTVALLVTVTYMTEQEYLTNLIVLVAVFAVVNIPSISVWAISGAALRKRLSQGSRLIWFNRIMALLLVASMAPMLIHL
- the focA gene encoding formate transporter FocA, which gives rise to MSETPQFQFDALMPAEMAKKAEDVGVYKATKQPLTTFVLAITAGAFIGIAFIFYTVVTNGNGDIGWGANKFIGGLAFSLGLMLVVVNGGDLFTSTVLTVVAKASKKITWGQLGKNWVIVYAGNFVGAIGLVIIMQIAQHYEQGNGSLGLNYMHIAQHKLHHGFFQAVALGAMCNVMVCLGVWMSYAGRSVTDKLLAVTLPVAMFVASGFEHCVANMFQIPMAIMTKTFAGPEFWAATGTTAADFADLTWGHFVINNLIPVTIGNIIGGGVLVGLIYWFIYLRPQKH
- the infC gene encoding translation initiation factor IF-3, with the protein product MRRPNRAQAPRETGPRINNQIRIDEVQLIDDEGHNHGSTPTRQALDMAAEAGLDLVEISPNAKPPVCKIMDYGRYKYQAQKKAAEARKKQKVVDVKEVKMRPNIDTHDYEVKMRNANRFIEDGDKVKFTLRFRGREMAHQSLGMELLQKVKAEMIDRTKVELEPRLEGRQMIMILAPK
- a CDS encoding TspO/MBR family protein; translation: MKSSSWLTYGLFLLISVGGGLLIGANNIPGPWYQGLVKPPFTPPNWLFAPAWTLLYILIGIVGARIYQSAFSKDLLPMWLVQMGLNFAWSPVFFTLKNLPGSVAIITLLLVIIISFIVRTRKRDPLSALLFVPYLLWVGYASYLNLSIWLLN
- the rpmI gene encoding 50S ribosomal protein L35 produces the protein MPKLKTKSGAKKRFKVTGTGKIVSAQAGKQHGMIKRTTKFIRKARGTTTLAEQDAKIIKQFLPYK
- the rplT gene encoding 50S ribosomal protein L20, producing the protein MARVKRGVTAHSRHKKTLKAAKGYYGARRSTIRIAKQAVEKAGQYAYRDRKTKKRNFRALWIQRINAAVREQGLTYGRFIDGLNKAGIEIDRKVLSDMAIHQPEAFASLVEKAKSAAAA